From Trueperella pecoris, a single genomic window includes:
- a CDS encoding DUF1648 domain-containing protein: MDTTARSKSSAQLPGGAVALGSFFVSIAFVVVPSLYVWLNRAQFPATVPTHWGFDSHPNSWSSLPSALGMDIGLVALTSALFLGIGYATRMLEAFAPLALGLSATLSTLTLGSIFAVARAVASIGPVLLAAVVVGAVVGLLAHLLLRGRIRSAAQGGTFTAIDPGEETARVLAHNIQLRAA, encoded by the coding sequence ATGGACACCACTGCAAGATCGAAGTCTTCTGCCCAGCTCCCGGGCGGCGCCGTCGCCCTTGGGTCGTTCTTCGTCAGTATCGCATTTGTCGTCGTTCCCTCCCTTTACGTGTGGCTCAACCGGGCACAATTTCCCGCCACCGTTCCCACACATTGGGGCTTCGACTCTCACCCGAATAGTTGGTCCTCGCTTCCCTCCGCCCTCGGGATGGACATCGGCCTCGTTGCCCTCACGTCTGCCCTGTTCTTAGGAATCGGGTATGCCACGCGCATGCTTGAAGCGTTCGCTCCGCTTGCTCTTGGCCTGTCAGCAACGTTGTCAACGTTGACGCTCGGCAGCATTTTTGCCGTGGCCCGCGCAGTGGCGTCCATCGGCCCGGTTCTGCTTGCGGCCGTGGTGGTCGGGGCCGTGGTTGGTCTACTGGCGCACCTGTTGTTGCGTGGTCGCATCCGCTCTGCCGCGCAGGGTGGCACCTTCACCGCGATCGATCCCGGGGAGGAGACCGCCCGCGTCCTTGCCCACAACATCCAGCTTCGCGCCGCCTGA
- a CDS encoding NUDIX hydrolase, with the protein MEDKWLSWATEIQAIAQAGLTYGEDAFDRERYTRLREISAQILAEHTDLPVEKATNLFCNEEGYQTPKADTRAVIIRDGAILLVRENDGRWAMPGGWADIGLTLSQNVEKETKEEAGLDVVATRVLAIHNHATHNHPPLPWSIWKIFVACEVRGGEFAQNVETTASGYFTPDRLPPLAEGKTTREQIELCLELAADDARPVEFD; encoded by the coding sequence ATGGAGGACAAGTGGCTGAGCTGGGCAACCGAAATTCAGGCAATCGCGCAGGCGGGCCTGACTTACGGTGAGGATGCCTTTGACCGTGAGCGCTATACGCGCCTGCGTGAAATCTCCGCACAGATCCTCGCTGAACATACCGACCTGCCGGTGGAGAAGGCCACCAACCTCTTCTGCAACGAGGAGGGCTACCAGACGCCCAAGGCAGACACCCGTGCGGTGATCATCCGTGACGGGGCTATCTTGCTTGTTCGCGAAAACGACGGGCGCTGGGCCATGCCCGGCGGCTGGGCCGACATCGGGCTGACGCTCAGTCAGAATGTTGAAAAGGAGACGAAGGAGGAGGCCGGGCTCGACGTCGTCGCCACCCGGGTCCTCGCCATCCACAACCACGCCACCCACAATCATCCGCCGCTTCCCTGGAGCATTTGGAAGATCTTCGTCGCGTGCGAGGTACGTGGTGGGGAGTTTGCGCAGAACGTGGAGACGACGGCGTCGGGGTACTTCACGCCCGATCGGCTCCCACCGCTGGCCGAGGGCAAAACCACGCGCGAACAGATTGAGCTGTGCCTCGAACTTGCGGCGGATGACGCCCGGCCGGTCGAGTTCGACTAG
- a CDS encoding ABC transporter ATP-binding protein: protein MGGIDIEHLTRDFGSGRGVFDISFSVAPGEVFGFLGPNGAGKTTTIRHLLGFLRAHCGSVAIDGKNPWGNASVLDDVGYVPGELALLDMKAGAYLRFLERYRSRTAERKDELVELFELPLDLPIRKMSKGMKQKVGIVAAFMFAPRILILDEPTSGLDPLMQNRFVDLVEEEKRRGCAILLSSHIFDEVQRTANRIGIIRAGQMVAVDTADALRERHMRHYTVTLASPEEAAAFAQDFGGTSEGSAATVSASHNLERIFLDYYKEQR, encoded by the coding sequence ATGGGTGGCATCGACATTGAACACCTGACCCGCGACTTTGGCTCAGGGCGCGGCGTTTTCGACATCAGCTTTTCGGTAGCTCCCGGAGAGGTGTTTGGCTTCCTCGGCCCCAACGGTGCGGGGAAGACCACCACCATCCGACATCTGCTCGGATTCCTGCGCGCTCACTGCGGTTCCGTGGCCATCGATGGCAAGAACCCGTGGGGAAATGCGAGTGTGTTGGACGACGTCGGCTACGTTCCGGGCGAGCTCGCGCTCCTCGACATGAAGGCCGGAGCATACCTGCGCTTCCTCGAGCGCTACCGGTCCCGCACGGCCGAGCGCAAAGATGAACTCGTGGAGTTGTTCGAACTTCCCCTCGACCTGCCGATTCGGAAAATGTCTAAAGGAATGAAGCAGAAGGTGGGGATCGTTGCGGCCTTCATGTTCGCCCCGCGGATCCTCATCCTCGACGAGCCCACTTCCGGCCTTGACCCGCTGATGCAAAACCGATTCGTCGACCTCGTTGAGGAAGAAAAGCGGCGCGGATGCGCCATCCTCCTATCCAGCCACATCTTCGATGAGGTGCAACGCACCGCCAACCGGATCGGCATCATCCGCGCCGGGCAGATGGTCGCCGTGGATACCGCGGACGCCCTGCGCGAGCGGCACATGCGACACTACACCGTCACCCTCGCCAGCCCGGAAGAAGCCGCCGCCTTCGCCCAGGACTTTGGCGGAACTTCTGAGGGGAGCGCGGCCACCGTCTCGGCGTCGCACAACCTCGAACGGATCTTCCTGGACTACTACAAGGAGCAGCGATGA
- a CDS encoding ABC transporter permease, with the protein MNLALYRWQMRKSLLIGIIFAAILTLYVTMITSMYDPQSMAALVKFRDSMPQVMAAVGMDNAPTTLPEFLVNFLYGFLFLVFPMVFTLIRAHGTMAKYIDSGALATLLASPVSRRTLALTQFAVVITGTTALLGYVTALEAIAATRVDGSLPATTLLTLNGGLLVLHLAIAAFSFWCSVAANEVKTSLALGSGIPSAMLIFHLLAQAGEKTAGARFASIFTLFDPQALITDGGGRGIAALAVIGAVCLVGALLTIDRRDFSL; encoded by the coding sequence ATGAACCTCGCACTCTATCGCTGGCAGATGCGCAAGTCATTGCTGATCGGGATCATCTTTGCGGCAATCCTGACGCTCTACGTCACCATGATCACCTCCATGTACGACCCGCAATCCATGGCCGCGCTGGTCAAGTTCCGCGATTCCATGCCGCAGGTCATGGCCGCCGTCGGGATGGACAACGCGCCTACCACCTTGCCTGAGTTCCTCGTGAACTTCCTCTACGGCTTCCTCTTCCTCGTCTTTCCGATGGTCTTCACCCTCATTCGGGCCCACGGCACCATGGCCAAGTACATCGACTCGGGGGCGCTGGCCACCCTGCTCGCCTCCCCGGTCTCCCGCCGCACCCTCGCCCTCACCCAATTCGCCGTGGTCATCACCGGCACCACAGCGCTGCTGGGCTACGTCACGGCACTGGAAGCCATCGCCGCGACTCGCGTTGACGGCTCGCTCCCGGCCACGACCCTCCTCACGCTCAACGGTGGCCTCCTTGTACTGCACCTGGCCATCGCCGCCTTCTCCTTCTGGTGCTCCGTGGCGGCCAACGAGGTGAAAACCTCCCTCGCGCTCGGGTCCGGCATCCCCTCCGCCATGCTGATCTTCCACCTCCTCGCCCAGGCCGGGGAAAAGACGGCGGGCGCACGCTTCGCCAGCATCTTCACGCTCTTCGACCCACAGGCGCTGATCACCGACGGCGGCGGCCGGGGCATCGCCGCGCTGGCCGTTATCGGTGCTGTGTGCCTCGTCGGGGCGCTGTTGACCATCGACAGGCGCGACTTCAGCCTGTGA
- a CDS encoding PRD domain-containing protein gives MSQPVAHIVRVLNNNAVLVARDGIELVLASRGIGFGKKPGDDVEVESDQRKYVETSTDKVEFLKSLASLDPELATAVSRAVEIATELLPDLHPSVYVVLADHLSFAVQRSRAGQAIANQLLNEIRATFPTEFAAAEIIVAFVNSKLNVDLATDEAGYVALHLNAARTGTSVKKPLSKANELNRLMDQIKADLGLETVSDAQTHELFTHLKRVIDRIATGHFRNNQATFPIAQALPLEMSAARSALRAIANNHDSHAPDTEAALLAVFLHGWRQGV, from the coding sequence GTGTCCCAGCCTGTCGCGCACATTGTGCGAGTTCTCAATAACAACGCGGTGCTCGTTGCCCGCGATGGTATTGAACTCGTGCTCGCATCGCGTGGAATTGGGTTCGGCAAGAAGCCTGGCGATGATGTGGAAGTCGAATCGGATCAACGCAAATATGTTGAGACGTCGACGGACAAGGTGGAATTCCTCAAATCACTTGCCTCCCTCGATCCCGAACTGGCCACCGCGGTCAGCCGGGCGGTGGAGATTGCAACAGAGCTGCTACCCGATCTGCACCCATCCGTCTACGTGGTGCTTGCAGACCACCTCTCTTTCGCGGTCCAACGCAGCCGCGCAGGCCAGGCCATCGCAAACCAGCTCCTGAACGAAATCCGCGCGACCTTCCCCACGGAATTCGCCGCAGCGGAAATCATCGTCGCGTTTGTGAACTCCAAGCTGAACGTAGACCTGGCAACGGACGAAGCCGGCTACGTGGCACTGCACCTGAACGCTGCCCGCACAGGTACCAGCGTGAAGAAGCCGCTGTCCAAAGCGAACGAGCTCAACCGCCTCATGGACCAGATCAAGGCCGACCTCGGTCTCGAGACCGTGAGCGACGCGCAGACGCACGAACTGTTCACGCACCTGAAGCGAGTGATCGACCGGATCGCCACCGGACATTTCAGAAACAACCAAGCGACCTTCCCGATCGCTCAAGCATTGCCGCTTGAGATGTCGGCGGCTCGCTCAGCATTACGCGCAATCGCCAACAACCATGACTCCCACGCCCCGGACACCGAAGCAGCGTTGCTTGCGGTATTTCTCCACGGCTGGCGTCAAGGCGTGTAG